Below is a window of Clostridiales bacterium DNA.
ATCGCCACCCTGAACGAAGAAGCGCACCTGCAGATGCAGCTGACGCTCGAACGGGGCCGCGGTTATGTCAGCGCCGACAAGAACAAGACCGCCAGCATGCCCATCGGTGTGATCCCGATCGATTCCATCTTCACCCCCGTGAAGAAGGTCAACTACATCGTGGAAGACACCCGTGTCGGCCAGATCACCGACTACGACAAGCTGACGCTTGAAATCTGGACCAATGGCACGCTGAAGCCTGAAGAGGCGATTTCCAGCGCCGCCAAAATCCTCACCGAGCATCTGACCCTGTTCATCAGCCTGACCGACCGCGTCATGCCCGTAAGCATGGTCCAGCCCGAAGAGGATAAGAAAGACAAGGTTCTGGAGATGACCATCGAGGAACTGGATCTTTCCGTCCGCGCCTACAACTGCCTGAAGCGTGCCGGCATCAACAGCGTTGCTGAGCTGGTGCAGAAGAATCAGGAAGATATGATGAAGGTTCGCAACCTCGGCCGCAAGAGTCTGGAAGAAGTTGAGCAGAAGCTCAATGCGCTCGGACTGGGCCTGCGACCCAACGAAGACTAAGAGGAGGAAAACCCCATGGCTAACCAACGCAAGCTGGGTCGCACGGCTGATCAGCGCAAGGCGCTGCTCCGCAATCAGGTGACCAATCTGATCTGGAACGGCCGCATCGAGACGACCGAGGCCAAGGCCAAGGAAGTCCGCCGGATCGCGGATAAGATGATCACTCTGGCTGTGCGCGAATGCGACAACACGGTTTCCACCACCAAGGAAACCCATAACGACAAGGGCCAGCTGGTTACGCTGGACGTCGTCAACGATGCTCCTTCCCGTCTGCATGCCCGCCGGATCATGATGGCTTACCTGTATGATCTGAAGGAAACCAAGCAGCAGGATGAAAGCAAGGCGGATTACCGCGAGCGCACCAAGGACAACAAGCATCCTGTGGTGGAAAAGCTCTTCCGGGAAATCGGACCCAAGTACAAGGCCCGCAATGCCGAAAAGAACTGCTCCGGCGGTTACACCCGCATCTACAAGCTCGGACCGCGCCGCGGCGATGCCGCCGAGATGGTCATTCTCGAGCTCATCTGATTGATTTATTTCCACACATCAAGCAAGCACAGCCCTTCCCTGACGCACAAGGGGAAGGGCTTCCCTGTTTGTGACCGGAGGAACCCGTATGAAGGAATTGTATTCTGCTGAAATGCTGGCATCCCTGAACGGCAAACTGAAAAAGCGCTGGATCCTGGTGGGTGTCATTTCCGCGCTGCTGCTGGCCGCCTTTGTCTGGTCGGTGGTCATCCGCGTGGAATGGCTCTCCATCGTCCTCCTGGCGCTGCTTGACGTATTCCTGATCTTTTTCATCGAGATGTTCTGCAGGCCCCTGCTGGACTACCGGAAGCTGGTGGTCTCCGCCCTCTCCGGGCGCAGCCATGACCGGGTGATGGAATATGTCCGCACAGATCCGGATCTGTCCCGCGTGGACGGGGTGTCCTGCATCAGCCTGATTTTTCTCGGGGATGCGGACAAACACGGTTCCCGGGAACAGCTCCTATACTGGGATGAGGAAATTCCGCTTCCTGCCCTGCAGGAAGGGCAGCCCTATACGGTCCGGTTTACCGGGCGGAATATCATCGCAATCGGTGAATAAATCTGCCCTTATTCCGGAATTTCCGTGGAAAAGTTGTCCCGTGTGATATAGAAAAGGGTCCCCCCGTCAATGGTCACGGCATCATGCATGCCGTCCCAGTCACTCAGTATGATCGTATGCGCTCCGCCGTTCACCGTGCGGAGCGTTATTTTAGTGTGCGCGTTTCCGGTTTCCGCATCTGCCGGCAGTCTCCCGGTGATGTTCACCGTCAGCAGTCGGTCGTACATTGCGGTAAATGCATCCCAGGAGATTTCAGTGCCGTTCCTCAGGCAGGCCGTCCGGGCTTCACCGGTATCCTCATCCGTCACGACTTCCCGCTTCAGCGTGTATTCCGTCGTACTCCCGTTCTTCTCCACCGTCATGCTGTCCAGGCTGTTCAGCGGGGTGGCAAAGAGGTACCGGGCCGCCGTATCCAGCGGTTTCGTTTTCAGGAAGGGGGCCAGCGTCATATAGGCCACCTTGTCAATCTCATTCCCGAACCGGACATAGTGGTACAGTCCGTCTTCGCTTTCGGCGATATCAATCACCACGGTGCTCTCCGGCCGTTCCACCACATCATATACACCGTTTCCGGACACCTTGCCGGTGGATCCCGCCGCCATATGCAGGGTCAGCGTCCAGGCCGGCTGGAGCAGGCCGCGTTTTTCCAGGTTTTCCCCGGTGGCTTCCTCCACAAATATGCCCAGGTGCAGGCCTTCCGCGGCGTTTTTCAGGGTTTCAATGCTCTCGTCATCCGCGGGATACTGCATCGGTACGGTGATCTCCCAGTTTGTGGAAACGTCCCGGTCGGTGATACTGCCCCGCAGCCGCCATTCCGCGGTCACATTCCCGTCCGCTCCGGCAATCGTGATCCGGTCCAGCAGTACAGCAAAAACCTCCGGCTGGTTCACCGGATGCAGGATATCCGGTGACGGGTCCAGGTCCTCCGCCTGCCCGCGGGAAATGGCAAACAGGCGGTCGTCACCGTCTACGGTCATATAGTACCATTCCCGGTCACCCGGTACCGGGTCGCCGAGCCGGATGGTGATCTCCTGTCCGTCCGAAAAACGGGCACGGGCGGTCACGGAGGGTTCTTCCAGGCCGAACAGTGCCTCGCTGCCCCGGTAATCCTCCGGATTGTCCGTCAGCACTTCCTCATAGGCCAGGTTGGCCAGCGATTCAAGCAGCATCTGCGCCGTTGCGGATTCAGCTGCCCAGTTCTCCTCCCCGTTCAGGTGCATCTTTCCGTCTTCTCCCCGGGTCAGCGTCCAGGATTCCTCACCCTTCCGGGTAATGGTCACGGATTCCACTTCTTCCGTTCCGCGGTTCATCAGGATGCCCCCGGTCACGGGAAGATCCAGTATTTCCGTTTCCGTTTTCCGGGTCAGGAGCACAGCGGCAGCCACGCTGCCGGCCAGCAGCAGTGCCGCAGCCGCGATCCACAGCGCGCGCCTGTGTTTATTCCCCTTCCGGGTTTTTCGGTCAACATGTTGCATGGTTGCTTCTCTTTTCTCCGGTTCACCGGTTCCTGCGCCGGGCCAGTACCAGCAGAGCGGCCAGCAGGACGGCTGCAGGCAGCGCCACCAGCAGGACGGATCCCAGCATCGTGCTTCCGGTACCCAGGGTGGGATGCAGTCCCACCTTCGGCATAATGCTCAGGTTGGAAGCTTCCATATCCAGCAGGTAATCCATCACCCGGATCGTCAGCTGCTGTCCGTTGGTCATGCTCAGGATCCCCTCATTCACCAGCGCTTCGGTACAGCCGATGATAAACGCCCGGGAGAGGTGGCCTTCCGTCGTAATCCGCCAGGACTGCAGGGCCAGTGCGAACGGGCCAGCCATTCCGGTATCGGTCAGTTCTCCCGCTGCCCCGGAAGTCATCAGGCTCGCGGTTTCCCCGCTCTGCAGCACCACGGAAGTCGTCATGTAATTGTCAGTATCCTCCGGTATTTCAAATGCGGTGGCATCCGGCATCATAATCTCAGTCATCCCGGATGCAACCAGGTCAATCGTCATGTCGGTGGACAGCATTTCTGGCAGCAGCCAGTTCCTGTACACATCATAATAGGTGTTATCCGCCGAAGCATCCGCAAAAACCACTCCTTCCACGCATTCAAATCCGCAGCTGCGCAGCAGGATCCGGTAATTCGGCATTCTCTGCATTTTCCCGTCGTCCAGGTAATCCCGCGTAAACAGGAAGCTTCCGCCCTGCCGGGCAAAGGCATTCAGTTTCTCCAGTTCGGTATCGCTCAGGTCCTGCCGCGGGCTGAAGAAAACCAGTACGTCCCGCGGATCCGGCTGGAAATCCTTATCCCCGGTGTTGGCGTATACGACCTCGTACTGATAGGCTTTCAGCAGGTTTTCAAATGTTTCCAGATCCCCGGCGCCCCATTCATCATGCCCCTGGATGATGACAACCTGCGGTACCCGTTCCCGGGTCACATAGTGGATGGCTTCGGTCAGGAGGACTTCGGAATTCCACATTGCGCTTACTTCGGAAGTCTCCGTCTCGGTCAGCCAGGTGGCATATTCCGCCGGACCGATCAGCCGGGATCGGCCGGTATCCTCACACCAGACAATCAGTCCTTCATCCTGCGGTGTTCCCTTGTCGGTTGTAAAGCGGGAGACCAGCGCCGGGTTCAGTGCGATGTCCGCCTGTTCCCAGGTGATCCGGGAGCTGGCTGCTGCATAACGGTCCAGCAGCTCCATCAGCGGGACATCCTCGTCTCCGTTCCGGAACAGTGCCCAGATATGCACGTCATGCCCAACGTTTTCCAGCACATCCTGTGTCTTTTCACTGTAGGTGCTTGCGCTGTTGAACGACAGGTCAATCCGCAGCCCATTCCGCTTTTCCAGCGCGTCCGCGCCGATGCAGAGGGCGGTCAGGGATAGTGCAAGCATCACCAGCAGCATAGCGGATACCCCGCTGTATTTCCATTTCTTCACCCGGATTTTCCGGCTTTCCCGGTCCGCGGCTTTCTTCTTCCGGATCCCGCGGCGGATCCGCTGCATCACGGATTCCTCCGGCTTCCCGGTGCCGGTCCTTCTCCGGTCCAGGCAGTACACGGTCAGCGTCAGGAACAGGGCGATGAATGCCAGGTCAAAGATGATACACGCAAAGCTCAGCTGTCCTGCCTGGAACGTCATAT
It encodes the following:
- a CDS encoding DNA-directed RNA polymerase subunit alpha, whose product is MVEIEKARIECVESSQDGTYGKFVIEPLERGFGHTLGNSMRRVLLSSLPGVAVSSVHIEGVQHEFSTIPGIKEDVTEIILNLKSIACRMFTDGPKQLSIDVKGPFELKAGDIKTDDEVEVVNPDLHIATLNEEAHLQMQLTLERGRGYVSADKNKTASMPIGVIPIDSIFTPVKKVNYIVEDTRVGQITDYDKLTLEIWTNGTLKPEEAISSAAKILTEHLTLFISLTDRVMPVSMVQPEEDKKDKVLEMTIEELDLSVRAYNCLKRAGINSVAELVQKNQEDMMKVRNLGRKSLEEVEQKLNALGLGLRPNED
- a CDS encoding 50S ribosomal protein L17, whose amino-acid sequence is MANQRKLGRTADQRKALLRNQVTNLIWNGRIETTEAKAKEVRRIADKMITLAVRECDNTVSTTKETHNDKGQLVTLDVVNDAPSRLHARRIMMAYLYDLKETKQQDESKADYRERTKDNKHPVVEKLFREIGPKYKARNAEKNCSGGYTRIYKLGPRRGDAAEMVILELI
- a CDS encoding DUF4340 domain-containing protein — translated: MQHVDRKTRKGNKHRRALWIAAAALLLAGSVAAAVLLTRKTETEILDLPVTGGILMNRGTEEVESVTITRKGEESWTLTRGEDGKMHLNGEENWAAESATAQMLLESLANLAYEEVLTDNPEDYRGSEALFGLEEPSVTARARFSDGQEITIRLGDPVPGDREWYYMTVDGDDRLFAISRGQAEDLDPSPDILHPVNQPEVFAVLLDRITIAGADGNVTAEWRLRGSITDRDVSTNWEITVPMQYPADDESIETLKNAAEGLHLGIFVEEATGENLEKRGLLQPAWTLTLHMAAGSTGKVSGNGVYDVVERPESTVVIDIAESEDGLYHYVRFGNEIDKVAYMTLAPFLKTKPLDTAARYLFATPLNSLDSMTVEKNGSTTEYTLKREVVTDEDTGEARTACLRNGTEISWDAFTAMYDRLLTVNITGRLPADAETGNAHTKITLRTVNGGAHTIILSDWDGMHDAVTIDGGTLFYITRDNFSTEIPE
- a CDS encoding Gldg family protein — translated: MKAIWKREMRGYFHTPVGYVFLGVFLAISSVLFYLDILSRRSSNLPGFFTEISAIWMLVSPILTMRLLAEERQKKTDQLLLTSPVSLPGIVSGKYLAAVTVLLITAGLTLPYVLIVALYGQVFPAELAVNYLGFILEGCAFAAMDLFLSGCAATPVTAAVLAFGANFMLWILDLLQTAVRNVWVSDILKFVSLYRRNMTFQAGQLSFACIIFDLAFIALFLTLTVYCLDRRRTGTGKPEESVMQRIRRGIRKKKAADRESRKIRVKKWKYSGVSAMLLVMLALSLTALCIGADALEKRNGLRIDLSFNSASTYSEKTQDVLENVGHDVHIWALFRNGDEDVPLMELLDRYAAASSRITWEQADIALNPALVSRFTTDKGTPQDEGLIVWCEDTGRSRLIGPAEYATWLTETETSEVSAMWNSEVLLTEAIHYVTRERVPQVVIIQGHDEWGAGDLETFENLLKAYQYEVVYANTGDKDFQPDPRDVLVFFSPRQDLSDTELEKLNAFARQGGSFLFTRDYLDDGKMQRMPNYRILLRSCGFECVEGVVFADASADNTYYDVYRNWLLPEMLSTDMTIDLVASGMTEIMMPDATAFEIPEDTDNYMTTSVVLQSGETASLMTSGAAGELTDTGMAGPFALALQSWRITTEGHLSRAFIIGCTEALVNEGILSMTNGQQLTIRVMDYLLDMEASNLSIMPKVGLHPTLGTGSTMLGSVLLVALPAAVLLAALLVLARRRNR